AATCGGTCGAGAGCGGGCCCACTGATGGGAAGAGAAACCCCGCGGGGACGTTCCACTAACCTTTTCTGCCACCCCCCTTTCATGTTTTCCTCTCGAGTGGAATTCTCCCGGGGGATGGAGGCATCTAACACTGCTAATTAGCGAAGGCATGCTTTTATATTCCCCTTAAATTGTTCCAATTGGCGTAAGATGCGTTTACGTTTGCGCTTacgtttgctttttttttttttttttttttttctttccttttcacatTGCAGCTAAAATGTGCTGACCATGTACTGTCTCAACCCGtttgtggggaaaaaaaaaaaaaaaaaaaaaaaggtaaagtaCCAACGGTGGGtcccaaaatggaagagtGGGGTGCGCGCGTTAAGGGAGACTCAACGCGGGTGGTGTGTTCAACGCGCTTGTAAAGGCATCCAGTGAGGGGGCAGCGGTGCGATAATGCGGAGGAACCGCACCGGCGCTGCCTGAGTGACGCCCCCCCCTCCCTACGATCTtggcttctccttcttctccttaaACAGGGCGAGCAGGGAAACCCTGGCCACCTTGACCACCTTGAATTTCACTCCGGGCAAGTCACCAACGGAGTGACCACTTCGTCCAAATCCTGAGACCAACACCTCGTCGTTTTCGTCGATGAAATTTAAACAACCGTCTCCAGGAACGAAGGCCGTGATTTTCTTTCCGTTTTTAATTAACTGCACGCGGACACACTTTCGGTAGGCCGAGTTGGGCTGTACGAGGGGGGGAGGTCAGCATTAACATGGGTGCGATGTAAAATAAGGGGAGGGGTTCACAGAGGGGGGCAACCGCTCTCACCCCTCTCACCGCTCCGACGGCGGAGGAGCAGATTCACTCTCCATCGCTCAACGTGCGTGTAGAAAcgttaacatatttttacgcaGGGAGAAACATAAAAACAGAAGAGACGTTAATTCcgtttcaaatttttttgtccattttttgacTCATCAGCTCATTGGGGTAAGCGGGCTCATGAAACACAAATGGAGTGGAGTGGAGTAGCGCGGGGGGAGTAGCGGCGGGGGGAGTAGCGGCGGGGGGAGTAGCGGCGGGGGGAGTAGCGGCGGGGGGAGTAGCGGCGGGGGAGTTGCGGTGGACGCCTTCTTCTCATCGACAGGTGATCCCCTTGAGCAGAGGCGTTCCCCAAGTGGGGTCACCTCCCTTTCACTTCTCCTTCCCATTTCCCCGCTTCTGGCAGATCCCTCCTCGGCGGCGACGCTTCTTCTCACCTGCTTGGCCTCAATGGCCACCTTCTCCACGACGATTCCCTTGGCATGGGAACTTCCTCTGAAGGGGTTGGACTTCCATCGGGTTCCCAAGTGGGACTTCTTGTATCCCTTGTCAGCCCATCGCTGGGTTCTCCTTCTGATGCGCAGTTTTCTCGCTGCCCTCAGTCCACTTGGTTTGCCTGTTCAGTTGGGGCGATTCAGAGGAGCAAGTGAGTGGGAACGAGCGGGGTCACATGAACGTACGCcacgcacgtatgtatgcacgcaTGCCACTGCCTCCAGCGCTCCGCTGGCTAACCGCTTTCCCTCTCCCCAATTGCTCCACTCAGTCACGCACAATTACAGCCTGGGGATGGCGCTCCACTTCGGGAAGCATATAAACGTGGGCGtacggggggaggggataAAGCGAGCGCGAGGCAAAGCAGTAGCACAGCAGTCGTAGCACAAGTGGCATGCGAAGTGACGTACCTGATCCCATGTTGACTTaaagataatttttaaatgggTAAAAAAGAGTGGGATGTATATCTTtcaaagttgcaaaaaaaaaaaaaaattgcttctcctttttctcactttttttttttttttttttttttcacaaaagaTTAaccttgggggggaaaaaaattaattaaaatacgTTCGCACAGTTTTGCATATCTACAAGTATTGTGggtggagttttttttttttttttttttttttcatctggGCGTGGCTTTTCCCTTCGGTTGGGTAGCCTCTTCGTACCGATCGGGGGGGGCATGACGATTGGGCCGATTGGTGGAGTGAGCAATAGGAGGGTGGTATCACTCGACCCCCCCAAGGAAGTATCCCCCCTCCTTTGGAtgatgcatatatatgtgccgAACATGGCTGCATACTTATGCTTGCATTTTCTGAGCGCAGAGAGTCACCTGTATGTATTTATGccgctcttcattttcttcgcACCAGGGGGCGAGCCGAacagaaggtgaagaagccacCCCCATCACGCGTAGTGCACttgggggaagaaaatgagccaaaaaaaaataaataaaacaaaacaggcGCGTTAAGTGGtccgaggggggaaaaaaaaaattgctgtttttcccccctaaTTGGTCAGCTTACATGATGCTCATTGTTATAAAACCCGCGTGGAAAGCACTGCCTTGGTCATCCCATGAAGCGGCACGTGTATGTTTATACGTGcgactttttattttatttttcccccatttggcttcttccccgtttgaagggaaaaaaaaggggccccAATGGGGGATACATATTTCAAAGAAGGCGTATCTGAGTGTATGCCGTTTGCCGCGGTCACAGCGGTGGAAGGTTGTTGAGGCGGAATGGCCCCACGTTGGGTGCCCCCAATTGTACGCCCCTCCTCTTCCCCAATTTGAAGTTTTCCCGCAAAGCTCCCCCATCCATTTGTTcattcttttataaaaaaattaggagaGGTCATCAGGACCATCGTCACGTGGTGGAAGAAGTTCCCTGCCTTCTTTGCCACTCGTGCGTGCGTGTCATTTGGAGAAAAGTTGCAAACGGGTCGGTAGGGAAAAAGGTATGCTGTTAGCGTAATGGCTAATTAAGAGGGGCAATTTCCCCCGCGATCTGTTCCGCATTCATGTAGGCGAGATGACACACTTGTTCAGGTGCCAACGGTGGCGCAACCGCTGCCCCTCCTCTAAAGTTCCCTATTTCCCGTTCCCCATTCCCTGAGCAGCAGCGTGTGCAGCTTCgctcgcttctccccttaaGTACCTTCGCGAAGTATCCTCGCCGAAAAGAAACACACAATTGGGGACAGTCACGTgattgtttgttttttttttttttttttttttttctttttctgcccTGCCAGTTGGGCTCAACAAGGTTGTTCCGTTCAGACAAAAGTGGTGGGCTTGCGAAAGGGGACGCACGTGGGGGAGCGAACATGTGCGGTCGTTTGGGCCCCCCCGAAAGAGGACCTCCCGTTCGAAGCTGCAAAGGTGGCGTTAATTCGTCACGTAGTACACGGGTGAGCAGGAAGGATGGGGAGCGTCATCGGAGGGGTAATCAAAGGAAATGTCATCGGAGGAGGCGTGGAAACGCTGCTCGGCCACGTGGTAGCCCGAGCGGGACAAGCGAATAACGCCACGGCTGGGGTGACTCGACCCGCACGTACATATGTGGATGCGTGTGGTTAAGCGGCGTAGCTTAGCGGCGATGTAGCCACAAACGTgttggaaaaacaaaaaaaaggggggcaatgTGGGCCTCgtaagcggaaaaaaaaaaaaaaaaggagtaccaCTCGTACCGCTCCCTCCCCGCcctacataaaaaaagagcagtGTACGTGAAATATGGGCGCACAAAATTAGGGTTAATTAGGACTAATtagggttattttttttttattttattttattttattttttggggcAATTTGCACAGAGAGAGTACTATTACAGCAGGCATTAATgcggaaagaaagaaaaaaaaaacgctgccacttacccattttttttttgttaacttCTTTGTTcagttcccccttttttgtgttctCCTTGTGGGCTGTATTTTTCATGGGCGCTACTTGCCCCTcccattgtttttttttttttttttcctttttccctcctgCAACTAGCAGATAATTGAGCACATTTGCCCGGCCGACTTCGCCTCGCACAGCCGCTTCGTTGGAACGTGAGTGTGAGCGTATCTTTTTACATCGCGTGGAGAAGGTAGGTCCCTCAGTGTAAGTAACAGGCGTTGATCAATTTCATCGCTGCGCAGCCACCACTGCTATCTGCTTACCCCCCTCGTCGCGCCGCCCTACCCCCAGATGAACACCATCGTGCCGGACGTGCTGAAGCAGGGGGCGCAGGAGGACAAGGGGGAAATCGCGCGGCTGCAGTACTTCGTGGGGGCCATCGCCGTGGGCGACTTGGTGAAGAGCACGCTGGGGCCCAGGGGGCTGGACAAAATACTGACCCCCTTGAATATCGAGGGCGCGAGGAGCCACCAACATACGGTGACCAACGACGGAGCAACCATCCTCAAGTCAGTATGGCTAGATAACCCAGTGTCAAAAATATTGGTAGATGTGAGCATGCAGCAAGATAACAAATGTGGGGATGGAACCACCGGCGTTGTAGTTCTGGCAGCAGAGATGCTCAGGAATGCAGAAATTctaattgaaaataaaatacaccCACAGATTATTTGTGATGGGTTTAGAATGGCCCTTAAGGCAGCGAGAGATGCATTGGAAAAGTCCTGTTTCAGCCACGACATCAATTCGGATCAATTTAAAGAAGACATGCTGAAGATTGCCAGGACGACCCTCTCCTCCAAACTGCTGACGCATGAAAAGGAGCACTTCTCCCAGCTAGCCGTAAATGCAGTTCTACGGATAAAGGAGAGCCTCAATTTGGATCTCATTCAGACGATAAAGAAAACGGGAGGGACTATCAAAGATTCTTATTTGGAAGATGGCTTCATTTTGGAGAAACGAATTGGCATAAACCAACCGAAGAGTCTCACCAATTGCAACGTTATGGTAGCCAACACCCCCATGGACACAGATAAGGTGAAGATCTACGGCACCAAGGTAAATGTAAGCAGCTTCGAAGACATACAGGACTtagaaaatgaggagaagctcaaaatgaaaaggaaagtaGAAGACATAATTGCTCATGGGTGTAACGTTTTTATTAACAGGCAATTGATATATAATTACCCGGAGCAGATTTTTCGGGAGAACAACGTGATGACCATTGAGCACAGCGATTTTGATGGCATGGAAAGATTGGCTAGCTGCTTAGGAGCTGAAATTGCATCTACTTTTGAAAAGGATCTAAACATTCAATTGGGTTAttgcgaaaaaattgaagaagtcATCATCGGGGAGGATAAACTGATTCGTTTTTCTGGCTGCAAAAAGAATGGAGCTTGTACCATCATTTTGAGAGGGGCATCCTCACACATTTTGGAGGAGAGTGAAAGATCTCTGCATGACGCCCTTGCCGTTTTAGCCGAAACGATGAAAGACAATCGAGTCGTTTTAGGAGCCGGGTGTACTGAAATGCTTATGAGTAATGCTGTAGACAATTTAGCGAGGACTGTAGAGGGAAAGCGCAGCTTGGCCATTGAGGCTTTTGCAAAAGCGCTCAGACAGATCCCCACCTATATACTTGATAATGGAGGGTTTGACAGCTCAGAAATAGTTAGCAAGATAAGAGCACAACACACCAAGGGGAACGTCTACGCTGGGATAGACATCAACACGGGGGACGTGGGCAACGTGATGGAGCTGGGCATTTACGAGTCGTACAATTCGAAGCTGTCCCAGCTGACCTCCGCCACGGAGGCCGTCGAGATGATTCTGCGCGTGGACGACATCATCAAGTGCGCCCCCCGCAAGCGCGCCGGCGTCTAGCCAGCCCCGCACATGCGCAgtgcgtatgtacgtatgtacgtatgcatcTTTGGGCACATTTTGCGCTCTTTTTTGCGCTCATTTTTgcgcccttttttgcgctcaCTTCGCTGCGCCaggtttttccattttcccctttacgCTACTCACCCCGTGGTTAACTAGCCATATCGGTCAAGTTGTgcgacgaaaaaaaaaaaaaaaaaaagtaaagcaaaGGCGGTCTAACGTAACGTGGCATGCTCACACGCATGCGTATGTTCACGGGGTTAAAGCAGTTTAGCCGCTtgaccgcttaaccgcttagcAGCTTAGCCGCTCCTCAAATGGACTTGAGGAGGAAATCCTTCGCGTAGCTCCTGATGAAGAACTTCCTGTTGAGGCAGGGCCGGTAGCTCTTCCGCGCGTGGCTCTTGTCCCActcgctgcgggggggagcacGTATCGGGATTAGCGTTGTTAGAAGTGCTATCGCGATTAGCGCGATTAGCGGTGGTTATCGCGATTTGCGGTGGTTGGACCGCGTGAGGGGCAACAGAAAGATGAACGCGCTAACGCTGCTTTGCCGCTCTGCCGCGCTTACCTACTACCGAAGGTGGTGGGCTCGCTCCCCCGGATCTGCTTGAAGTTGAGGAAGAGCCTGCTTCCGCCGTAAATGGTCACCAGGGCGCACAGCACAATTTGCACGACGAGCTGCAGTGAGGAAatgaaggggggggcaaTTATAAGATGAAAGAGCCTGCACACGTAGCCGCTAAGGTGCGTATGGTGGCCGCACCAACGGGATGCGCCTGTCTCCCCCTGGACTACTCACCGTGTACGGAATGGTGAAGTGATCGATGCTGTCATTTTCTAACTTGAAGGCGCTAAGGACTgagaggaaggggaagaggaagaggtggTAAAAGCGTGAGTCGCTAAAACGAGCGAGGAGCGAGGTGCACGTGGGAGCGCTTCTCAGTGGGGGGTACAAACATACCGCTATGCCGCTAtgccgctaacgccgctaacaccgctaacgGCGCTGCTTTGCGAGACTTACGGAGGTACACGGAGTGGCCGCTCTTCACAAGGGACGCCAAGCCGATCAGCGTAATCGAAACGGAGAGTCCCCCAATCATCTTCGCTTCCTCGTCTGGTCAGGGCTGCTCCGGAGTTAGGCTCTCTTTGTGCGATTGCCACAAATGCGCTCGCTAAGTGTGGCGAAATGGCGCTAAATTTCTTTCAACTTCGTTCAACTTCGCTATATTTCGTTGGATTTACCTCCCCTCCATCGGGGGAAGTTCTCAAATGGAATGTCCCCCTGGAGAGGCCGCCCCCGCCGAGTGAGCGTCAACCCGCAGGCGCAGCGAAGTGTCACGCGAAAAGGGCGGCCAAAAAGTTGCCTtcaaataaggaaaaaaaaaaaggggaaccagCTGCGGTGAAGCGTATATCGCTGGGCACTCCCGCAGGTACCTTTTGCAAGTGTTGCAATTTATGTGAAAAGGTAGAAGTCCGTTtggcgaaaagaaaaaaaaaatagcaaaaaaaataaaaaaaaaaataggaaaaaataaatgggcaaaataaaattggcaAACTGGAAatcctctctttttttttgctccaaaaatggggaagcctGATTGCACCGAGGGTGTGACAAAAGGATGTTTACCAAGCGggttgtttattttttcgaaacaggtcccttttttttctcccctctgcTGTTTATTCCCAACGGTCTGCAACACCTACTGTGCGTGGTCAGCAGTAGTCATGGGGCGAAACATGCTCATCTTGGCAAACAAAACATTTTCGGGTGGGTTGAAGCGCAAGCAGGGAAGAGGAGCAACGGCGCTTCCGTTACTTCGTTACTTCGTTGCTTCGTTGCTTCGTTACTTCGTTGCTTCGTTGCTTCTCCACGCGGGGAGCCGCACGTAGGCACATGTAGGCACACGCTGAGTGGTTGCTCCATTGATAAGCGGATTACCCACATAGGGGTACGCCGTCGGGAGGCCCCCCATTCGCTGCAGCTTCTTCGCCCGCTGCgccaaaaataaattctctttttttcatttttctcttcgtTTCTACGCGTACGGATAAGTAGAAGGGCGAACCCGTGCGTGTCTATGTGGGGCATGTTGTACTCGGGGGCCCTGGGGTGGGTCAACGGGCACACATAAAGGGGGGAGTTTccatgggaaaaaaaaaaataaaataaaataaaataaaatgatcaAAATGTACAGAACGAGTGAAACGGAGTGGCTACCGCGAGTCGACCGAAAGAACGCCCGCCAGACTAAACATGCTTGTgtggcacacaaaaaaaaagggacctcGGTTAGCCCCTGCGTGGTGGAATGTGTGTGTACAAACTTCTGATTGGGACGGGGGGTAACCCTAATGTGCACGTGGCCGCTCAAACGCTGCCCACTCAAACGCTGCCCACTCAAACGCCGCCCACTCAAACGCCGCCCACTCAAACGCCGCCCACTCAAACGCCGCCCACTCAAACGCCGCCCATTCGCCTTGCCGAACCGCTAGTATGCCTGGAACCCCCTGCCCTAGAAGGGCGTGCCGAAGAGCCAGTTCCCGTTGTTGCTGTACTTCCTAGTTCGACCCATCTTGTTAACCCTCGCATTCTGCAAATTAATTCTGTTGTGGgggtaaaatatttcttcacTGTCCATTGTGTTCAGCTTAATTTCGTTCATCAGCACTTGGAAGTTGTTCCGCACGTTGACAAAGAAGATGGCTGGCAGCTGCGGCAGGTCCAGCATCAACGTCAGGTTGGCGAAGGCCAGTCCCGGGGCTGACGTCATTTTGAAGCGGcaggaaaaaggaggaaaaaaggagccaaaaaaggggaaaaaaaacaacctcTTCCGCTGTGTACACCTGATCCGTTTGTATCTTCCAACTGGTGGGCCACACTCAGGGGTTCTCTTTCGTGCGGCGTGTGTTGGCACGGGAGCGCATACTCGAGGGGGGGCTGCTTCGTTACGACTGCTTGGTGAGAGCCCTTCGGCTGCTTTGTGTAAAGATCGTAACTGGGGGGACGGGCGCGCCTGGCAAATTGtgagttttgtttttccctgGTGAAGAAAATTTCGGGGAGGTAACTCCACGCGCGCTTCCCAGGAGCACTCCCCCGGAACATGCGGCTCCCaacttttttcctcccatATGGTAACCACCAATGTGTGCACTGCgtatgcatttaaaaaaaaaaaaaaaaaaaaaaaaaatccctccGTATTATCTCTCACCACATTGTGCGAGGTATGACAAACGCTGGGACGAAGGCGCAGAGGAAAATCGCCGCTGTGTTGAATTCACTCCGCCAATTTGACTCGCTGGCCGATCTGCCGACATTGAGGGAGAAGTTCCCATCAGGTGGTGTGCTTGCCTCCCAGGACAGcgtcccccccccaaaaaaaaaaaaaaaaaaaaaaagaggaagagccTATCCCTAATGAGGTGAAAATTCCCAAGAGGAACGCAACACATGTCACTTCTCCGGGGAAGCACAACAATCGTAGAGTAGCTCACCTGGAGGGCCCCCcacatgtgcaaaaaaaataaaataaaataataataacataacaGCGAGGTGTATTCCCATCCCCAGAGCGAACGACAAAATGATGTACACCTGCACGGGTCACCTCATAAGGAATCACTTGGCCAAGTCGGTTAGGGCCTTTAAAGGGGAAGGCCCCTTTGCCCAGAAGAACTTATGGAACGTGTGGGCGCAGAAGTATAGCAGCGGGGCGTACCCCCAGCTGGGGGGGAGTTACCTTGGAGGGGTTCCCGGCGGGAGGGGTTCCACGAGTAACGTCATCCGTTCGGGGCACACCTCCCTACTTAcacccccccgcagagccCTAACCAGCTGCAGCGCCCCCCGCTGGGGAAAGCAAACCAGCGACGAGAGCTTCTTCGAGGGGGAGCACCTAAACAGAAAGTTGGGAGGCTACGGATACCCAATGATGTTCATCGTGACGTACGACCGACCCAGTTGGCAACCATTTTGGGAAAACGAATACGAGGTAATCCCAAGAGACGAATTCGGAGTCCCAGCCAGCATCCCCCCAGAGGTCTCCACACAGATTAAGCACACCTACTATGTGCCTCCCCAGTTTTATACATTCCTCAAAAAATTAGGAGATGACACAGAGGAGCTAAAGCCATATATGACCAAACTGATCCGGGGGGAATTCACCTACGACGATTACCAAGAGATGTTTTATAAATTCGCCAAGCCGCTCAAAATCTTTAGGAACAAGATTGCCCTCCCGTATAGGACTGCAGAGGAAATGGCAAGGGAGGAGGAAATGAAGTGGGAGTCTGCTTGGTACACGTACCGGCAGAAGATGCTAGCGGAATACAACGTCACCATGTGCTTGCGGGAGTTTATCCTTTACATGACGGTGGGCCTGTACTTTGCCTATTTGTGGCTGGACGCGCTGAGGCAGTACCGCCTGGACATGAAGCTCTTTTACTTGGAGGCCCCCGAGCATAAGATCAACTGGGTCAAGCCGCGCGGCGACTTGGTGTAAGGGGGGCACAAGAAGGAGAGGTGTGCACCATGAGTGCAAACTGTTTGCACACTGTTTGCACACTGTTTGCAAACTGTTGGCCTTTCCTTTACCCGCACGAACGCCCACTTCCtcaacatttatttttcaaccGATTCGTTTTTACAACCCCGCTGGGAATAAGAAGCCGTTgagttttccaaaaatggaGGTGCAGCTCGAAGGCGAGGTGGGACCAAATTCGCTTATCTGCAGCAGCGGGGAGTGGCCTTCTGTGTAAACGCGACCACTCCGCTGCCGCGATGGATGCCGCGTGTATGCCGCGTGTATGCCGCGTTTGTGCCGCGTTTGTGCCGCGTTCCTGCCGCGTTTGTGCCGCGTTTATGCCGCGTTCCTGCCGCGTTTGTGCCGCGTTTATGCCGCGTTCCTGCCGCGTTCCTGCCGCGTTCCTGCCGCTTCTCACTCGAGGGAGAGCGACCGGACGTAGCGCTTGGCGTCCTCGACGTGCCTGTTCACCTGGTCGCGGCTCCAACTCAACTCGTCCTTCATGAGGTTGGCAATTTTGGTGATGACCTTAGCAGACGCAGCCGAGTCGACGAAGCCCAGACGGAACCGCCTCCCAATGATGTCCGAAACTGTGGCTGCGAATTCGTGTCTACTGGCATAGACCACCTCCGCTTCTATGTAGGGCTTTGATGCATCGATTTTGTTAAACAGGTTCAGCTCCGTGGCTAGCTCGCACACCTTCTCCGCAAGGTACCCGTAGTTAGACACTAAATGATGAGCGGTGTCGAAATCGATTTGGCTGTATTTTTGGACCAATTTTCTGCTCAACTTGCTACTACCATAGGTTAGGTCATCCCCGTTGTGCTTGCCCTGCTCGTCGTGACTGCCAACGAGCATCAGAAATTTCGTTCTGCAGTTGTATTTGCTTCTCACCCTATCGCAGTGCTTCTTGGCTATGTAGTCCAGCGTGTCCTGGGCCATCTTCCTGTAGATGGTCCACTTGCCCCCCAGAATGCTGATGAGCCCATTGTCGTCCTCTATAATTTCGTGGCTCCTCGAGAGTTCGTGCGTCGTCACATTTGGGGCGGTACTGGCGGTACTGGCGGTATTGGCGGCATTGGCGGCATTGGCGGCATTGGCGGCGGTGGATTGCTCTCCTTCATGTGGGCCTTTCCCAGCTGCCTTTTGGgtgagcttcttcttcccccggGGGTCCATGACCAGCGGCCGGAAGCCGCACCACGCCGCCTTGATGTCGCTCTTAATTTCGTCTGCGCCCACGTTGATGTACTTGGCCAACTCGCTGGCCAAAAAGTTGGTGTCCTCCTTCCGAATCTGCGGGTTCTCCTCCAGCTGTCTCTGCTCATCGGTGGTCCCCACGATTGTGGCGTTTTCCCAAGGCAGCAGAAAGAGGACCCTCCCGTCACTCGTCTTGGGTATGATGATTCCATTATTTTTGGAGGAGTACCATTTGGGGAGGATGAAATGGCAACCGGAGGAGGTCTGTATAACAGGTGTGGCCGTCTCATCTGCTAGTTTCCTCACCACATCTCCATGTGGTCCCGTAGCGTTCACAATCACATTGGCAAAGATCTCCATCTCTTTGTTGCTGATCCTGTCGACTGCTCTCACTCCGACGATCTTCCTCCCGTCATCATCTTTTAAGAACCCCACCACTTCCACATGGTTGCACACAGTGGCTCCCACTTGTCCTGGCACGTAATTTTCCATCGCGCTCGTCAGAATGAGGTTCAAATTCATGCGGCTATCATTATGCTGCCCATCGTAGTAGACGAGTGACCCTTTCAGttgctccttcttcagcAGGGGAAATCCATCCACCGTGTTAGACTGCCTAATGTAACTTGAGTTAGGCACCCCCTTGTCAAAATAGCAAACCAAGTCTGCCAATAAATCATACACCTTTATGTTGTAGGCGAAATAGGGCACCTGCCAGTATTTATAAATCGGCATGATAATCGGTACCGCCCTGGACATGAATGGAGCGATCTTCATCGCATGGGCTCTTTCGCCTAATGCTTCCCACACGAAATATAATTCCGTGAggtctaaattttttaccgCATTTTCTAAGTAGCGAATACCTCCATGTAAAAGCTTCGTTGATTTGGAGGAGGTGCCACTTGAGAAATCCCCCTTGTCTATTAGGGCACACTTTATCCCCCTGGTGGCGCAGTCCAGGGCTAACCCCCCGCCTGTGGCTCCTCCCCCTATTATTAACACGTCAAATTGGCTCCTCTTCAGGCGGCTTATCATTTCGCTGCGGCTGCCCACCGAGCTGTACTTGTACTCCACGTCGCCGTCTATCATGTTCTTGTGAAAGTTCACCTTCAGCAGGTACACGCCCCCCGCGCCGATCATCCCGAGGCCGCCCGACGCGGCGATCGCCTTCCTCAGCATTCGCTCGCGGGGCAGCGGTGAGGGTGAGCGGTGAGCGGTTGAGCTGGCTAGCGGTTACCGAGCGGGACAGCTTCTTTTCACGAGCTCTACCCCTGGCAGTGTGCCTCACAAACGGGGGGACAAATGAGCAACCCGCTGGGACCGATTAGACACACGGGCTGCCCACCGCATGGAGGTGTGCATTCCTTCCTGGACAGCGCAAAGGAAGGGGTTCTCCCCAAGGGTCCTATTTCGCTGACGCTTCagtggggagaagaaaaaaaaaaaaaaaaaaaatcacaaaccAGAGTTCCGAGCGCACGAACGCATTTTCCTCGAAATACTCAGCAGCTCATGTTCGGTGTAGGAGGGTCTACACGTGGGTACACCGTCCCGTCGCGGCCGCTgaccttttcctcctcgccTCTCTGCGTCTTCTATCTGTAGAGAGGGTCGCGCGGGTGGAGCTGCGTCAAACTGCGTGAAAATGCGCGAAAATGCGCGAAGCAATATGCAGTGACATTCGAGATGGTCTTCACCACATGGCGACGTAAAACAGCCACTTAGCAGCATGATCGCCTACACAACCGCTTAGCAGCATGATTGGCTACAAAACGAGGCAAACTCGCGTTACTACGTTGCTGCGTTCCGGGGGGTGAAGGGAGGAGCCTACACTCTGAAGGAcaccccacacacacacacactcCGCACAGGCACACAAACACGCAGGTCTACCTGTACGCTTATTCAAATGAGCTGCTACCGCTGCATCATATGTGTATGCGTTGCGGTCCAGTGGGCCAACGTTCTGCTCCGTCCTCAGCGTACACGTGGTTGacgcagggaaaaaaaaaaaaaaaaaaaaaattaactctttttttgttaaaccGCACATGCAGAGGTGTAACTACGGATGGCGCTGCATACTCGTTTGC
Above is a window of Plasmodium vivax chromosome 8, whole genome shotgun sequence DNA encoding:
- a CDS encoding 40S ribosomal protein S23, putative (encoded by transcript PVX_119470A), translating into MGSGKPSGLRAARKLRIRRRTQRWADKGYKKSHLGTRWKSNPFRGSSHAKGIVVEKVAIEAKQPNSAYRKCVRVQLIKNGKKITAFVPGDGCLNFIDENDEVLVSGFGRSGHSVGDLPGVKFKVVKVARVSLLALFKEKKEKPRS
- a CDS encoding T-complex protein 1, beta subunit, putative (encoded by transcript PVX_119465A), coding for MNTIVPDVLKQGAQEDKGEIARLQYFVGAIAVGDLVKSTLGPRGLDKILTPLNIEGARSHQHTVTNDGATILKSVWLDNPVSKILVDVSMQQDNKCGDGTTGVVVLAAEMLRNAEILIENKIHPQIICDGFRMALKAARDALEKSCFSHDINSDQFKEDMLKIARTTLSSKLLTHEKEHFSQLAVNAVLRIKESLNLDLIQTIKKTGGTIKDSYLEDGFILEKRIGINQPKSLTNCNVMVANTPMDTDKVKIYGTKVNVSSFEDIQDLENEEKLKMKRKVEDIIAHGCNVFINRQLIYNYPEQIFRENNVMTIEHSDFDGMERLASCLGAEIASTFEKDLNIQLGYCEKIEEVIIGEDKLIRFSGCKKNGACTIILRGASSHILEESERSLHDALAVLAETMKDNRVVLGAGCTEMLMSNAVDNLARTVEGKRSLAIEAFAKALRQIPTYILDNGGFDSSEIVSKIRAQHTKGNVYAGIDINTGDVGNVMELGIYESYNSKLSQLTSATEAVEMILRVDDIIKCAPRKRAGV
- a CDS encoding hypothetical protein, conserved (encoded by transcript PVX_119460A): MIGGLSVSITLIGLASLVKSGHSVYLLLSAFKLENDSIDHFTIPYTLVVQIVLCALVTIYGGSRLFLNFKQIRGSEPTTFGSSEWDKSHARKSYRPCLNRKFFIRSYAKDFLLKSI
- a CDS encoding hypothetical protein, conserved (encoded by transcript PVX_119455A): MTSAPGLAFANLTLMLDLPQLPAIFFVNVRNNFQVLMNEIKLNTMDSEEIFYPHNRINLQNARVNKMGRTRKYSNNGNWLFGTPF
- a CDS encoding hypothetical protein, conserved (encoded by transcript PVX_119450A); protein product: MMYTCTGHLIRNHLAKSVRAFKGEGPFAQKNLWNVWAQKYSSGAYPQLGGSYLGGVPGGRGSTSNVIRSGHTSLLTPPRRALTSCSAPRWGKQTSDESFFEGEHLNRKLGGYGYPMMFIVTYDRPSWQPFWENEYEVIPRDEFGVPASIPPEVSTQIKHTYYVPPQFYTFLKKLGDDTEELKPYMTKLIRGEFTYDDYQEMFYKFAKPLKIFRNKIALPYRTAEEMAREEEMKWESAWYTYRQKMLAEYNVTMCLREFILYMTVGLYFAYLWLDALRQYRLDMKLFYLEAPEHKINWVKPRGDLV
- a CDS encoding FAD-dependent glycerol-3-phosphate dehydrogenase, putative (encoded by transcript PVX_119445A), giving the protein MLRKAIAASGGLGMIGAGGVYLLKVNFHKNMIDGDVEYKYSSVGSRSEMISRLKRSQFDVLIIGGGATGGGLALDCATRGIKCALIDKGDFSSGTSSKSTKLLHGGIRYLENAVKNLDLTELYFVWEALGERAHAMKIAPFMSRAVPIIMPIYKYWQVPYFAYNIKVYDLLADLVCYFDKGVPNSSYIRQSNTVDGFPLLKKEQLKGSLVYYDGQHNDSRMNLNLILTSAMENYVPGQVGATVCNHVEVVGFLKDDDGRKIVGVRAVDRISNKEMEIFANVIVNATGPHGDVVRKLADETATPVIQTSSGCHFILPKWYSSKNNGIIIPKTSDGRVLFLLPWENATIVGTTDEQRQLEENPQIRKEDTNFLASELAKYINVGADEIKSDIKAAWCGFRPLVMDPRGKKKLTQKAAGKGPHEGEQSTAANAANAANAANTASTASTAPNVTTHELSRSHEIIEDDNGLISILGGKWTIYRKMAQDTLDYIAKKHCDRVRSKYNCRTKFLMLVGSHDEQGKHNGDDLTYGSSKLSRKLVQKYSQIDFDTAHHLVSNYGYLAEKVCELATELNLFNKIDASKPYIEAEVVYASRHEFAATVSDIIGRRFRLGFVDSAASAKVITKIANLMKDELSWSRDQVNRHVEDAKRYVRSLSLE